DNA from Ptychodera flava strain L36383 chromosome 15, AS_Pfla_20210202, whole genome shotgun sequence:
TATTAACGGACTCATCAACTGAAGCACGCAGAAATAAAGTTCATCATGGAAATGCAAAAATGGAAGATGATGAACGAAACCAGATAGAGACAAACACCCTTATGAAAAACTACAGAGATATTGGGAAAAGGTCAGTGTCAACTGAAGAAGTAGGTGATCTTCTGAAAATCCCAACagaagttttcacatttttgccaGAGAGATCAGATCAGTTGGAAGACATTGACTTCTATCAGAAATCAATGTTAAAGGGACTTTACCAATCTGATAGCAATCGACCTATGAACTTGGAGCCTGAAAGGACAACTCAGAATTACTTTTACAAGTGGCTCAAAGATCACAGCAAGGAAATGCTAAGTGTGTTGTCGGACAAGAGACTGGATCCACAATTGGGAAATATAAGACGGAGGTCGGTTGATGAGGCtaaggaaaacaaaaatatcaaatcggGGGATGGAGAATCTGAGGAAGTGACATACAAAGTGTTTATTGCTGTATTGCTACTGTGTATTGTTGGGGAAGTTGTGTCATCACCATTTGAGAGATTACTTGACGACACCTTCTTTGGATTTCTAGATGACATGGACtatattgaaaaatatggacGGCAGAAATTATGGAGTCTGCTAGGCTATGGATTGTGGGGAGTCACCATATGTATCATAGTGGACAACACACCGTGTCTTCTGAACTTCAACATCAATCGTTTCATGATTCACTTCTATGGCTTTGCAGCGCTGATAGGACTTGCCTTGCTTGTAGTTCTGTTTTTTCCAGTGCAGCAGACACCCAGCAAGGACCACAGTCGCAACAAGTTGTTGAAATGTTTCAAGCTTATCTACAGTGACTCACACACCATTGCATATGTGATCTCTATGTTCATGACAGGGCTGATCAATGCAACTAAACTGGTGTTTCTGTTTTGGTTGGTGATGGACCTCAATGGCTCAGAAACTGCCATGGGTTTAGCTATAACAGTCTGCTCCCTGTCCCAGGTTCCAATGCAGCATTTGCAAAGCTGGTTTACAAAACATTTGACTCAGGTTGGAGTAATGACAATATCACTAGCAACACTAGCAATTCAGTACCTTTACTACTCATTTCTATGGACACCATGGGCAGTTGTTCCTATAGAAATTCTGAGCATGTTTAGTGTAGCTGGTGTTCTGAGCCTGTCTATGACCTATGCAGAAATCACAGCACCACCAGGCCTTGACAGAATGATGCAGCTAATTTTCTGGACCTTATACTGGCAGGTAGGCTTTGCCATTGGATCAATCACAGGAGGTTTTGTCTATGGATACCTCAGCCCTCAAGCCTTGTTTCGCAGTGTTTCCCTGCTGGCATTGCTCTGGGCGGTGACATTTCTTATAATAATGAAGTACGCACCCAGGAGTAAACGACGGCTCAGCTACTCAAAACTACTTCAAAATAGCAATGatatggatgatgatgatgatgaagacagTGATGATGAATATACTAGGGATGTTTACAGCGGAGACTGGCTTGTCAATGCTTTAAAGCAAGATCTTGATTGATAAATTGTCTTCTTATACTTTCCATTCATAAATGTAGCATTGATACAGCAATGGGGACAACGTGATAATATCAGTAAGCATCCATCATCTTCAGATTTTTGAGTTCTTTATTTGACAACATATAAGTCAGGCATTCCCCTGGTCACAGTAAGTGATTGTGGTATGCAGAAATTGTTTATGGTAGaagatttaaccctttgagcgccaaagtcaatttttatcggccctatcagccaagtcagggtttttttattttttggccaaaattttgataaaaaattatagccaatgaaatgtggtgtccatttgatccaaaattatcaaaaacattacagaaaaattcataaaaatttgtaaaatgttgcattaaaattctGGTAGGAAACataacagcactcaaagggttaacctttGTTTTTCTGGATTTAAAACCTTTGCATGCATGGTCACATAAATTTagttttcaagatttttgagaaaaactttAAGCAAGATTTTTATCTTGTAAGTTTCAATGTATTCAGCAATACTTAAGAAACCACAGCAACTGATTAGTGTTAAATGTTGGGTTGGGTTACTTCTTCAGAATATATAAAGTCTAAAAGCTACTTTACGAAGGGATTTTTTATCCAGGTGGgaatattttttcaagtttttgtaagTTTCTGGATTTAAAGTTGTACAAAGCCCAGTGTCCATTAGCAATAAGCAGATTTGAACTTCAATTATTGTGTGTCCATGTACGACTAATGGGTGGAAGACTTTCAGTATTCAACTTCAATGCCagtactgatattttcatatctTTTTGTCATCATGTAAGTTGAGCTATTTACTCTATGGATGAACAAGAATCACAGAACTCATACTGTAGTTTATTATATCTCTATATCATTTCTTTATCAGAGTGATTCTCCAATGATATCATAAACCAGGcaacatgcatatgcatgaaCTCAAACAATGTATACATGAATTCCAAAgatattatcaaaaccagattTAGCGTCTATTGTGCAGTTCCACAGCCATACATACTGCACATCATACTTGGATTGTAGTTTTGCCTGCTGAAAAGTTTCTGAACATTATAAGCGATAGGTCTTTGTCAGACATGAATTTGATGCTGAGAAGACAATATATGCAGCAGTTGATCCCAATGTTGCTTCCATAAGGAAATGACCCTGTGCATTTTGAATGGTATATTTACCAAAATTCATACCCAGTAGGCAGCAACAGTACTGAGCCAAATAGATGATATATGTGTGAGGggtaataaaatataataatacaTGCATAATATAAATGTATTCAATGACAAAGGTCTTACAACTCAAAGGGAGATTCCATCTACAACTTGATCACTTTATCCACCATTGATAGCTTCCTGCCAGATAGTGCTGCCAGTCATGCATATTTTCCAGTCATAACCGTCTGTAAGCAAGCTTTGAAACTGGCATCATTCCAACATTTATTTAACAACTTGTCATTTCCATAATACTGCCGTATGAATGTAATGCacataaaatcaaacaaaactttACAGGTATCTGGAATGCACAGAGACAATGATCACAtgaatttataaagtttatctAGGCCTACCTAAGCTCATACCATGCATGCCTTCCAGATAAATActgaatatatttgttttctAAATTTCCATGAAACAAAGATAGATGTCAATCTATTGAAATTTTACAGACAACAAATACCACACAGATGTGCATATTCATTTGACCATTATTTGACCATTTTGTGAAACTTACCATGACATCAAAgggccagtaactgtaacttcCAATGATGTTTTTCACTTATCTTGTTTTTTAAAGTCAACTACAGTGCCTAATCCTACTTCCCACATCATATTGACATACAATGTCAAGCTTGTCAGctcagcatgtacatgtacatgtttagaCTGTTtcgtcattgt
Protein-coding regions in this window:
- the LOC139150890 gene encoding major facilitator superfamily domain-containing protein 6-like protein B, translating into MMAKQEQVNLTKSLATANIFYFIYNSGKVCLLPFLTLYFRQLGLSATQTGIIFATKAFVAFLVTPLWSKFARRFDKYRVIIIGSLFAINASHLALMLVPPVHEDSLVTWCSNVSNATFSYLDSQLAGSSGVIASNLQAVPNKLPEKITTNAPKFLGNVWNGASASPYSETNWIGQGKLSHENGKWETDSTESNDDSYSGSKIPSLPILTDSSTEARRNKVHHGNAKMEDDERNQIETNTLMKNYRDIGKRSVSTEEVGDLLKIPTEVFTFLPERSDQLEDIDFYQKSMLKGLYQSDSNRPMNLEPERTTQNYFYKWLKDHSKEMLSVLSDKRLDPQLGNIRRRSVDEAKENKNIKSGDGESEEVTYKVFIAVLLLCIVGEVVSSPFERLLDDTFFGFLDDMDYIEKYGRQKLWSLLGYGLWGVTICIIVDNTPCLLNFNINRFMIHFYGFAALIGLALLVVLFFPVQQTPSKDHSRNKLLKCFKLIYSDSHTIAYVISMFMTGLINATKLVFLFWLVMDLNGSETAMGLAITVCSLSQVPMQHLQSWFTKHLTQVGVMTISLATLAIQYLYYSFLWTPWAVVPIEILSMFSVAGVLSLSMTYAEITAPPGLDRMMQLIFWTLYWQVGFAIGSITGGFVYGYLSPQALFRSVSLLALLWAVTFLIIMKYAPRSKRRLSYSKLLQNSNDMDDDDDEDSDDEYTRDVYSGDWLVNALKQDLD